The DNA window CTGTACAAAATGGCCAAGCCAAGCACTGGTGTGTGTTGTGGCATTTGTGTTAATGTTTGTTAGAATGGAGCTTCTGCAAGGTGTGTTAGTGGTGGTTGTGCTTGTTGTGTTTGATTTGTCTGATGCATGGGGAAGTTTGAGGTACAGTCAAAGTCCAAGAAGCATGAGGCCAAAATCAGATCCAGCTTCCAACAGTCCTGCCCGTTCTCCTCTAGGGCTCTGGAACCCTTTGCAAGTGGTTTCTCAGTTTCAGAGTCCTCTGAGTTCTGTCTCAAGACACCTTGCACAGGATCCTTTTGGCCTTCAAGAGAAGCAGCTGTTGGAGGGTCCAGTGAAGCCTTTGGATTGGAAGTATCCCATTGTTCCTGAGGTGCAGAGAGAGTTGGCAGTGGACTTCCAGTTGAGGCAACCTGTGACTCCCAGCAGTGTCGCTGTTCAATGCAGTGAGAACCGGGTACTTGTAGAGGTCCAGCAGGACTTGTTCAGCAATGGTCAGTTGATCCAGCCAACTGGTCTGTCTCTAGGTGGATGTCCTGTTGTTGGTCAGGACACTGCATCTAGGGTGCTCATCTTTGAGTATGAACTACAGGACTGCAACAGCGTGCAGATGGTAAGAACTTTTTAATCCTAATGGGTTGTTTGTGGCAGAGGATAGCCAAAgtctttcaaggaaagtctgttcaatTGTTGCAGTATCAGCAGTGCCAGGGCAGCAGAGACGAAGTCCTATCAGTGCACCATCTTTGGGGTGATCTTGGTAAccccaactttttttttctcttttacagATGACTGAGGACGAGCTTGTCTACACCTTCTCTCTCACCTACACCCCTGAGGCACTTGCTGGTACTCCAATCACCCGGGCTGATGATGCAGTTGTTGCCATTCAATGCCATTATCAAAGGTAAGCAGTCTTTTGACTTTCTGCATGCTGCTTGTGCAGCTTTGAGACCATTTAATGGGTACTTTCATGAACCACAGACTTCAAAATGTAAGCAGTGATGCCTTGAGGCCAACATGGGTCCCTTATGCTTCAACGGAGGTTGGTGAAGAAGTCTTGCTGTTCTCCCTGAAGCTCATGATGGGTTAGTACAGGTTTATATCTCTAACCTTGTGATTGTGGCTCTGCCTAaaatgttccttttttttttttgtagatgaCTGGTCCTATCAGAGGCCTTCAAACTCTTACTTTCTGGGTGGCGTTATTAACGTTGAGGCGTCTGTGAAGGTGTACAATCATGTGCCTCTGCGTGTGTTTGTGGACAGCTGTGTGGCCACTCAAGGACCAGATGTGAACTCCCTTCCGAGATATTCCTTCATTGAGAATCACGGGTAAGGTCATGGCACTTGATTCTATAGGACTCT is part of the Chanodichthys erythropterus isolate Z2021 chromosome 18, ASM2448905v1, whole genome shotgun sequence genome and encodes:
- the LOC137006685 gene encoding zona pellucida sperm-binding protein 3-like, coding for MELLQGVLVVVVLVVFDLSDAWGSLRYSQSPRSMRPKSDPASNSPARSPLGLWNPLQVVSQFQSPLSSVSRHLAQDPFGLQEKQLLEGPVKPLDWKYPIVPEVQRELAVDFQLRQPVTPSSVAVQCSENRVLVEVQQDLFSNGQLIQPTGLSLGGCPVVGQDTASRVLIFEYELQDCNSVQMMTEDELVYTFSLTYTPEALAGTPITRADDAVVAIQCHYQRLQNVSSDALRPTWVPYASTEVGEEVLLFSLKLMMDDWSYQRPSNSYFLGGVINVEASVKVYNHVPLRVFVDSCVATQGPDVNSLPRYSFIENHGCFVDAKATASSSRFMPRSQEDKIQFQLEAFVFQESSSPSIYITCILKATIASVPSDAQRKSCSFANGWFAADGNNQVCGCCDSTCGPDGGFAASPYGGIQWEGKASLGPVMVQEQKAVSQ